A genomic segment from Tuwongella immobilis encodes:
- a CDS encoding UvrD-helicase domain-containing protein, whose amino-acid sequence MSGDALMPRNDRLTIEQRNAVDRRGSSVVLSSGAGCGKTHVLTARYLRHLREDQVAIGQLVAITFTDRAARQMRERIRQAIRSELAFATSPETRNRWERHLQDLEQATITTIHSFCGNILRQNAFAAGLDPSFEVLDDVLAENLRNESLWQTLRKMVTAEGVTGDALRDLIVRYGWQDVFEIVRGLLRDSEPLAWREWIEKENEQILVEWKYERERLWQQWVPYVLATVRTMRAALRTIDVNHPTTPEFSRKRMQLLQIVTRELRDTPPERLEGVLSELHELALLGRGAEKHFDTLRSNLDEIRKAYDEFRKQLQERFREFCIQIQPDIALEESVEVGKKFLEVALEVVDDYQRRKRRANVVDFHDLIQKARDLLLGDPAARESLRQRFQYILLDELQDTDRAQMELVKALCGGGVVGDKLFAVGDHKQSIYRFRGAEVQLFLELRRDLGSSGQLGLTTNFRSQPQILEFVNWLFSRRIGDYEHLQPSSERRHHGHCVEFLWATPERGSKFDMKTGRQLEADAIARRILDLLDDPTPRIWDTQRNELRRIERGDIVLLFRSMTDVSKYETALRRHGIDYYLIGGKAFYAQQEIYDVLNLLRALENPWDDLSLAGVLRSPFAGIADETLFRLCRCRDGLWKGLSDESVLGRIDPQQRQVVERARDWLIEWRSWKDRLLIADLLRKVVADSGYDAALQFEYLGERKLANLWKLIDLARNFDRSGLFSTVDFIARLQEMVDRMPPEEEAATLPESADVVKLMTIHQSKGLEYPVVFVVQVGRALNASHQRLFRWHPVLGAMVQPASDDPGRFPEVGWKIAERVETIAEWEESLRLMYVACTRARDLLILSAPVPHAFGQSERDMPPIPVYQADGPWMMALAERFHLRTGHAFSTDRNPAPEISVIVSFVPPEASPKSRRREAEKAAVELPSEPPLQEWPAVPKFLSLQALEHLTGDRTGSRAERFRRLEGGVIAWESPDGRATPWERLADFADPESARRHALLRRMLPRWNPDDSTSVSMTLARFSRLFATGDEACLVGWFQHLMTSEAMTAWRNARDRGWLREIQLRQVIAGETLTIAGIVDGWWRDPSGGLHLLWLDAEPRRERIDWPGRAAILRFACQQLGETVVGVHRLDLLTGRGESRPADQLEPGDSALARWLKSAKSV is encoded by the coding sequence ATGAGCGGCGATGCGTTGATGCCTCGGAATGATCGGTTGACCATTGAACAACGCAATGCTGTCGATCGGCGTGGTAGTTCGGTGGTGCTCTCCTCAGGGGCGGGCTGCGGGAAAACGCACGTCCTCACCGCCCGATATTTGCGCCATTTGCGTGAAGATCAGGTGGCGATTGGTCAGCTGGTGGCGATCACCTTCACGGATCGTGCTGCCCGGCAGATGCGGGAGCGAATCCGACAAGCGATCCGCAGCGAATTGGCCTTCGCGACCAGCCCCGAGACCCGCAATCGCTGGGAGCGGCATTTGCAGGATCTCGAGCAGGCGACGATTACCACGATTCACAGCTTTTGCGGGAATATCCTGCGGCAAAACGCCTTCGCGGCGGGACTTGATCCCAGCTTTGAAGTGCTGGACGATGTCTTGGCGGAGAATCTCCGCAACGAGTCATTGTGGCAGACGTTGCGGAAAATGGTGACTGCCGAGGGAGTGACCGGCGATGCGCTGCGTGATTTGATCGTTCGCTACGGTTGGCAAGACGTGTTTGAGATTGTGCGCGGGTTGCTCCGCGATTCCGAACCACTCGCATGGCGGGAGTGGATCGAGAAGGAAAATGAGCAGATTCTCGTGGAATGGAAGTACGAACGCGAGCGATTATGGCAGCAATGGGTGCCGTATGTGCTGGCGACGGTGCGAACGATGCGGGCCGCGCTGCGGACGATTGATGTGAATCATCCGACGACACCAGAATTCAGTCGCAAGCGAATGCAGTTGCTTCAGATCGTTACCCGCGAACTGCGGGATACCCCCCCGGAACGACTCGAAGGGGTGTTGTCCGAACTGCACGAATTGGCATTGTTGGGACGCGGTGCCGAAAAGCATTTCGATACCCTCCGCAGCAACCTCGACGAGATTCGCAAAGCCTACGATGAATTCCGGAAACAGCTTCAGGAGCGATTTCGGGAGTTCTGCATCCAGATTCAGCCTGACATAGCCCTGGAAGAATCCGTCGAAGTCGGCAAAAAGTTCCTGGAAGTCGCGCTGGAAGTCGTCGATGACTATCAGCGACGCAAACGCCGGGCGAATGTCGTCGATTTCCATGATTTGATTCAGAAGGCGCGCGATTTATTGCTGGGCGATCCCGCCGCGCGCGAGTCGCTCCGCCAGCGGTTCCAGTACATTCTGTTGGATGAACTGCAAGATACCGACCGGGCGCAGATGGAACTCGTGAAAGCCCTGTGTGGCGGCGGCGTGGTGGGTGACAAACTGTTCGCGGTGGGCGATCACAAGCAGTCGATCTATCGATTTCGCGGGGCGGAAGTGCAGTTGTTCCTCGAACTTCGCCGCGATTTGGGCAGCAGTGGCCAACTGGGGCTGACGACCAATTTCCGCTCGCAACCGCAGATTCTCGAATTCGTCAATTGGCTGTTTTCTCGACGAATCGGGGATTACGAGCATTTGCAGCCCTCGTCCGAACGTCGCCACCACGGGCATTGCGTCGAATTTCTCTGGGCGACACCGGAACGCGGCAGCAAGTTCGACATGAAGACCGGGCGGCAACTCGAAGCGGACGCCATCGCCCGGCGGATTCTGGATCTGCTCGATGATCCCACGCCGCGCATCTGGGACACGCAGCGGAACGAACTGCGGCGGATCGAACGCGGCGATATCGTCTTGCTGTTTCGCTCCATGACCGATGTCAGCAAATACGAAACCGCCCTGCGTCGTCACGGCATCGATTACTACCTGATTGGCGGCAAGGCATTCTACGCGCAGCAGGAAATTTACGATGTGCTGAATCTGCTGCGGGCACTGGAAAATCCCTGGGATGATCTCAGTTTGGCAGGCGTGTTGCGCTCCCCGTTCGCGGGAATCGCCGACGAGACCCTGTTTCGACTCTGCCGATGTCGGGATGGGCTGTGGAAAGGACTTTCCGATGAATCGGTGCTGGGCCGCATCGATCCGCAGCAACGGCAAGTCGTCGAGCGTGCCCGCGATTGGCTGATCGAATGGCGATCCTGGAAAGATCGATTGTTGATCGCCGATCTGCTCCGCAAGGTCGTCGCCGATTCCGGATACGATGCCGCCTTGCAATTTGAGTATCTCGGCGAACGGAAATTGGCCAATTTGTGGAAGTTGATCGATCTCGCGCGAAATTTCGATCGCAGTGGCTTGTTCAGCACGGTGGATTTCATTGCCCGATTGCAGGAAATGGTCGATCGCATGCCGCCGGAAGAGGAAGCGGCGACGCTCCCAGAATCGGCGGATGTCGTGAAACTGATGACGATTCACCAATCGAAAGGGCTGGAATATCCGGTCGTGTTTGTGGTGCAGGTCGGTCGTGCGCTCAACGCCAGCCATCAACGGCTGTTCCGCTGGCACCCGGTGCTGGGGGCGATGGTGCAGCCCGCTTCGGATGATCCGGGCCGTTTCCCCGAGGTGGGGTGGAAGATCGCGGAACGGGTGGAGACGATTGCCGAGTGGGAAGAATCGTTGCGACTGATGTATGTTGCCTGCACGCGCGCTCGGGATCTGCTGATTCTGAGTGCTCCAGTGCCACATGCCTTCGGGCAAAGCGAGCGGGATATGCCGCCGATTCCGGTCTATCAAGCGGATGGACCGTGGATGATGGCGCTTGCCGAGCGGTTTCATCTGCGCACCGGGCATGCGTTCTCCACTGATCGCAATCCCGCGCCAGAGATTTCGGTGATTGTGAGCTTTGTTCCGCCGGAAGCCTCGCCCAAATCACGTCGGCGCGAAGCGGAGAAGGCCGCCGTCGAACTCCCCAGCGAACCGCCATTGCAGGAGTGGCCCGCGGTTCCGAAGTTCTTGTCACTCCAGGCGTTGGAGCATCTCACCGGCGATCGCACTGGTTCACGCGCCGAGCGATTTCGTCGATTGGAAGGCGGCGTGATCGCATGGGAATCGCCCGATGGCCGAGCGACGCCTTGGGAACGGCTGGCCGACTTCGCCGATCCCGAGTCCGCACGTCGCCACGCATTGCTGCGTCGCATGCTGCCACGATGGAATCCCGACGATTCGACGAGCGTAAGCATGACCCTGGCCCGATTCTCACGGTTGTTCGCCACCGGGGATGAGGCATGCCTGGTGGGGTGGTTCCAGCATCTGATGACGAGTGAGGCGATGACTGCCTGGCGAAATGCTCGCGACCGAGGCTGGTTGCGCGAAATCCAATTGCGACAAGTTATTGCTGGCGAAACACTTACGATTGCTGGCATCGTCGATGGTTGGTGGCGTGATCCGTCCGGTGGGCTGCATCTGCTTTGGCTAGATGCGGAGCCTCGCCGCGAACGAATCGATTGGCCAGGC